TCATGGACACTCCTAATAAGCATTGTTTTAAACTAGGCTTACAAACGTGGCAATTTTGCTATTTAATATTTAGGTATAAATGTTCTTGGGTACAAATGTTATGTTCATTATTTGTCCCTTCTATTTTTTACTCAACTCCTACAAtagagttcttttttttgtataaatacaaaataccatTCAATAGATTCTTAAAATGAGTTCTACTTATATTTCCCCGAAGTTAGATTTTCACCCATCAGTCCATCAAATGATACTGCAATCTCTTTTAAAAGCTAAAATTCTCTTAAAAATGTTCAACTTAAGAGGGAGTGCTGGAAAATCAGTCTGATTTAAAAAACTGGGTGATTGTCTACTCAGGAGCTGGCTAGACAGTAAAATACCTGGAGCTAGAGGTGACTCCTATTTTTGgttctccatttattttttatttcttattaggTCTTAAAATAAtgaggagaaagataaagaaGCAGCAGAGGTTAAAGTAATAAATCTGAAAGAATTACAAATAGTCTTTGCTTTTGTCAGGGTGTAGTATAAAGAAAATGGATTTCAAGttagaaggcctgagtttgagtcctgtctctgccacttagtaaTAATGTGATGACATTGGgcaaaatcacttcatttctctgagcgtcaattttctcatctgtaatatggttataatgataatagttgacattttaCGTAacgttttattatattttaatttattacatttatataacatgtaAGGGCTTTGAGgatagggattgtcttttgcctattTCTTATATccttaacacttagcacagtgcctggcacatcgtgaacacttaataaacatttgttgattgattaacttcaaggtttacaaatattttacatgtatatcACAGGTTTTGGCGCAGACAAGCAACCTGTTATTTATGATTCAGAAGGAAGAGCATTCTTTCTCAGCCCAGAGAGAATTTGGACCATTGTGATTTCTAAGCCAATAGATGGACTTGAGTCATgtccaagaacttttttttttttaaattttgtcacAGGCATTTTTATTAACAGACCATTAGAAAAATAATCATGGTAGAGACCTTTAGTTCATTCTTCTAATAAGCCTGTTGATCTGGTCTTCCGTTACCAGCCTCTCCACCTTCCACAAAATGTGTAGTCTTTTTCTTCATTCCGCCTCGTGGAGAAGATAATTTGAAGGGCCACAGGAAGTTGTTGGCAGCTTTGAAGTGCTTGCCAACAGTGTAGATCTCATGGATCAAATCCTCCATGCAGATAATTCCATATTTACCAAGAGATTTTGCAATAAGGGCATTATCCGTCAGGGCAATCCTCTGTTTCTTGATCCTGCCATAACCACGTTTGTAAATCAAGTCATTTACAGACTTCAGGTTTGGGTAACCCCATGCAATGTATGGTTCCACAATCCTCAGCATGTTAATAGAAGCCTTGTTAAGTTTAACAAAAGTGCCATTGAAGATTTGGCGAAGACGAAGAAGTTGCAATACTTTTCGGACCTTTGGGCTAACACCATTGATACCTCTGATTCTGATCACAAAAGCTAACTTGGGTTCAGCAGGTACATAGTAGTTGCCAGCTTTGCGTGCCATTCTAGCCAGCCGGATTTCACTCCTGTACATCTGTCTGTACTCCTTATGGTAGGCTTTAGCTTTTTCATAGATAACTTTTCTCCGTATTTTACGGAGCTTTTTAATAGCCATCTTATTCAAGCGTTTGGCCTTCAGTATTGCAAAAGCCTTTCGCTTTTTCAGAAGGGATTCTGGAACAGATGgtagcttcttcttttcttctacgTCCGCCATGATTCTGGCTGGAAAAAGAGGCCCAAGAACttttaaagcaggggttcttaacctgaggtttggagtttgtctttaaaaagatattctgataactgtatttcaatataattgttttcctttggagtcctatgcatttaaaaacattattctgagaagtggtctgtagatttcaccagactgccaaaggagtccatgacaaaaaagaTTGAAAACACCTGTTTTAAAGGGAGGTAATCTGTGGGAGGGCAGACTGAAATGAAGGAGAGGGAACTACATTATTTGACCTGTCTCCAGGCTTTACCAAGACTTAAGGAACTTAGCTTTAGGAACTTTCAGTGCCCTTTGGTACAGGGGCAACATTTGAAAGGAGACACTGAAAAGAGTGCTGAACTGGAACAGAGAAGATGTTCTGTCTAGAAAGGCCAACTCTGTTGAGATGGGTCATCAGGTCTGTAGGCATCTGTGAACAGAAGCCTCAGACTGAAGCTTTTGGTCATACTTATCTTTTCAAGGGCTAAAGGAAGTTCTAAAAGACGTTTTCTCTCTAATTTCCTTTCTCGGTGCCTGTCTAGTAACAGGCACGATGATATTATTCACTGGCTTCTTTTACCTAAGATTTTCCCTCTATCTTGTATGTAAAAGCCAAGGTTTAGGTGGAAATGGACAAAATTTAAATTAGACATAACATTTATCTCACTTTTAGTCTAGAGGCAGTGGAATGACTTTCAGGTCTATATGATCCCTTTCTCTGCTTTTTTAATGAATCTTatagctaggtcccaattagGATGAATAATTAATCCTTTCAAATGATTATgtgtatttgaatttgcactattTGAAGTCATGATTGTGTAAAATATGGTTATTGGTTCCAGCTCAGTGGAATATGTAGTACATATTCAAATAATGGGTCCAGTTTGTGGAATTAATTATTCACATTAATTGGTGTGTTGGtgagcaaaatgggctcttagcactcaattcaaccaagtgcccttgaagagtttggcttttgtttcctttgattaattcagtgtatttcattgagtcttactaggtgctaagccccaggcccaaacccctattaggtgttaagcctatgtgggtgtgaagttcCCAGGGTACCAacgggaggtgctaactcaagagctaatcataggagcctaagttctggtcattcagatgacgttctgaaacggtataagaagagaagacagagctatttgtgcagggctctcagtCTTGGTGGCACACTGATGTGTGATGTgaagactccgggcagctgtagccaagagccctccagctcataaacccggatgctgggactttgttaaagggatttgaatcagataaggtctgtctgtcgatgtttgtaatttgtttgtgtttgctctgaagttcagggtgctggctttttcccctgaactaagtgaatggtattcgtatgctgaattaaagcaaacttgtcaaccccttaatgttgctttccttagtaaagcagatcaaaagaacctgggcttttgcagtgtgctggtagtgtgcttgttgttggacttgtgttggtcttccctgcccccccccccacaacagctgctagctggattgttgaaacagttgggACCTAGCTATAAGTTGTTAATAAACACAGCACTTTATAGCCCTCAGGAAAATCCTTAACAGTCAAAGATTTAGCTCTTTGCCCTGACTGCTTGGTAGTGAAGCTGAGGTCTACTCTGCAATATTGATAACAGAAACATATCTGTTCTCTTGTAATTCCTTTATCAGTGAtgatatctctctttctctctctctgtagatTATTCCTATAATAAAAGTTTATATAGATAGGATAAGGATAGataggacctatgatttcattgagagAAGGAAGTTATAGATGAAGGAAACTCCTCCTACCAATACAGGTATGAAAAATTGcagtaatttatagtcttagagagttgcctagaaaactaaggagttaagtgacttgcccagggtcacacaggaagaatAACTCAGAGGCAGACCTTAAATCCAGATCCTCTTGACTTTGAGGCcatttctctatccattatgccctGCTGGTTTCCATAAAGATAGGGATATTAGCATATAGGTCAGAGTTATTGgtgtttttttgattacctttttgGACAGTAATAAAGTCTACGCCTTTGATATCTTCTTCTCCTTCAGAAACCTAGATAATACCCTCTATACTCTCAAAATTGTGCCACCTCTAAGCATGGGCCTCCTCTATGTCCACTTTCTTTAATTCTAGCtgcttttctcatctttcatCATCAGGTCCCTAAGATTTAACAAAtcaatttatattctaaactgatGTTTCcttctgtggccttgggcaagtcatttagcttttttgggtctcagtttccccatgtgtaaaaatGAGATAGATGGCTTCCAAGGTTCTTATTAGCTCTATATCTGTGACTTCTATATCCTTGAAATATTGTTTAGAACAAAATAAGGTCTCCAATCTCAAGCTTTTTGAGCAGTGAAATGATGTGGTTAGACCTCTACTTTAGAAATACCACTTTGACAGCTATGTATAGGATGGATTGGATAGGGTAGGAGCTTGTAGTAGGGAGACCCAATTGGGAGACTGTTTCAGTATTATAGGTAAGAGATGATGCCTCTCCTGTATCACTGCCTTGTCAAGAGGAGGGACTTGCATAGCTCAGTGAAACAGTGAGTGATGCTGTTCAGGGCTACCCAAGATGGataggtcatagtggagagttctggcCAAGGAGATCtgctggagaacgaaatggcaaaccactccagtatctttgccaagaaaacctcatggattCTAGTAACATGGTGAAAGATTTGACACTAGAAGGTGAGTCTTTCAGGTCAGAAGGTATCCAACATATTACTGGGGAAGAGTAGAGGACAACTGCAAGTAGTTCCAGAAAGAATGAAGCAACtgggccaaagctgaaaggaagcttaGCTGCAGATATGTCTGTTGATGAAATGAAAGTCTGATGCTATAAATATTGCAAAGGAGCCTGGAATATTCTGTCTGTGAGTCAGGGTAAGctgatgtggtcaaacaggaaaTAGATGGGTCAGCATCTTGGGTGTCACTAAACTTAAGTGGATGGGAAGGGGTAAATTTAATTCAGGTAATCATTATATATACTCCTCTGGGCAGCATGTGggcagaagaaatggagtagccctcgTAGTCAATAAAAGTATAattcaaaaatgacagaatccTATCTGTTCAAATCCAGAGCAAGCTGTTCATCTTTAAAGTAATACAAGTCTGTGCTCCAGCCACTGATGGCTGAAAAGGCCAAAGTTGCTTACTTCTATGAAGAGCTGAAACATCTTCCAGAAATAACATCAAAAAAAGATGTCATATTCGTCATAGGGGATTTGAATACTAAAGTAGGAAGTCagaagataattggaataacaggcaggTTTGgtcttggagtacaaaatgaagcagagcAGAGACTGAAGATTTGTTAAGATAACTTGCTGGTCATAgcaaatgctctttttttttttaacaacctaAAAGGCTATTCTACATGTTGTCATCACCAGATGGTCAGTATAGAAATCAGATTGATCATATACTTTGTAGCCAAAGGTGGAGAtgctctatacagtcagttaaaataaGACCTGGAGTTGTCTGTGGCCAAGATCATGAGAGACTtactgcaaaattcagacttaaattgaagaaagtagggaaaaccatcagaccacaTGGTACAACCTAAATAacattatgaatatgaagtgacagtgatgaatagatttaagagattagatctggtagatagagtgcctgaggAACTATGGATGGAGGtttgcaatattgtacaggaggcagcaacaaaaaacattccaaagaaaaagaagagcaagaaagcaaaatggctgtctgatgaggctttgcaaatagctgaggaaagaagaaagaaaaaggtaaaggagaaagggaataaaaGTTAAGGATGACTCCCAAGTTGTGAAACTGGGTAACTTAAAAGATGTTAATCTTGATAGGAATAGGGAAAGTGGGAAGAAAGGTGTGGGTTtgggaaaaaagataatgagttctatttcagTGGATATGCTCATTTTGAGATGTCTCTGAGACATCCAGGTGGAGGTGCTTACCAGAGTTAGTTCTCTGTGGCTGGAGCTCTTCCAAGTGGAAGCTGTATGAATACttgtcaaatatttattaaacacctttttaaaaacagtaacaaaaatcaAACCtatattgttattttcttctactATTTGCATTTTGGTATCTTACAGAAATGATTGCCAAACTAAAGTGAATTGCCTGATCACAATTCTACATAGCTATGAGCCAGATGGTATTGTTAAGTTTTAATCTGGCTAGCCTACTCCTCTTCTTTACCCAAACAGGGGCTATTTTCTCTATCATTCTCTTTCTCAGGGGTACTATTGGCAGATCCAATTTGTTTCTCATAAAACTGTAATGTCTAAACCTCAAAGCCCCATAGAGGCAGCCATCTAAGGCACCTGGGTGGCATTGCCTATGATGCTAAAGACTTCACATTTctggaaagaacaagaaaaataaaattatcataaaTATCAGGAAACCCAAGAATCATGATTGAATTGTTACGCTTTGATCTAAAATAATTCCATCTTAACCTTTAAGTGCTTAGGACTACACAGTAGTTTAGCTACTATTTTCCAAgagagtggtggtggtgatgatgataacaaacttgtgatttcatctgtgaagGGAATTCACAATATAGAGGCTCCTTCCATTGATACAGATCAGTTAACTCATTTGTAACTTaggtagtcttagagaattgccatgagcactgagatgttaagtaacttgtctgtaGTCACAGAACTTACGTGTCACCACcaacaagcaagcatttattaagtggccactatgtaccaggcctCACACTAAACTTtggggattacaaagaaaggcaaagacagtccctgctcaaggagcttatatactaATTTGGTAGATaacatgcaaaccactatgtacatacaagacatatatacaagatatactagagataatcaacagagggaaggcaccagaattaatgGGAATTGAGAAGAGCTTCTGGCAGAAGGTGGGAGTTTAGCTGAGtgttaaaggaagctagggaaaccaggaaggagagatgaggagggaggtcattccaggcacgggagatagccagtgaaaagtcCTAGAGTTGGGAGATGTATTGTGTAAGGAATGGTAGGAAGCCAATGCCACCAGACTGAAAACTATATAGGGAAAAGGGGGAGCAAGTAGTAAGACAACCGGAAAGATAGGgaggggccaagttatgaaggactttaaaagagaaacagaggattttatattcaatcctggaggtaatagggagccagtggagtttactgagtaggggggtgatatggtgctttaaggaagatcattttggtagctaaatgaagaatagattggagtagggagagacttgaagcagggagatcatCCAGAATGTTATTGTGCAATTGACTAGGCTTGAGATGATGAGGGGCTGCACCAGGATAGTGGTAGTGTCTGAGAAGAGAAGGGGTTATTTGGGAGAGATGTTGTTAAGGTAAAATTGATAGGACTTGATTATagtttggatatgggggtgagggagagtggggACTTGTGGAGGACATCTCAGTTGTGGAAGGCCTGGGTGACTGGGGGATGGTGGTAGCTTTGTTAGTAATAAGGATGTTAAGAGGAAgggagggttttggggaaaagatcatGAGTTCAGTTGTTGTTTAAGGTGtctacaggatatccagtttgagatttccagtaggcagttggagtTGTGAGaatggaggttaggagagaggttagggctggagaaATAGAATTGAGAATtgtcagcatagagataataattgaatccatgggagttgataagatcaccaagtgaaatagtatagaggaagaagagaagagggctgtAAGTAAGGTGGGTTTTAGTGTGTCtaaagtagatttttgttattatttcttagagttcagtttctcagaaTCCATAGTCATAACATTGTCTTGGTCCCAGGTATTAGTTATGAGTTCTCGTGATTATGGTTCAAAACGTGTTCACCatgcttgtgcagcattatataatgataagtaatataaacatttgtgcttaaattgcAAACATCCACTGCAGCTGTGCAGTGAAGTACAGGGATGAGGTAATGTAATCTTGcaggcaagatgccttctttgtctgttgccctataaagcaggtgggcactggttaGTGAATGAGGAATCCTTAGGGTTGAATGtgcaagctggaatgctgtgtgtgccttgactggccgccatcaaggcttgggggaaaTCTGTTTGTCTCAgccagcccccattgaggcttgaggagaCTTAGGTACAAGCTACGCCTGTCTCGATTGACCTCAttgagatgtaggggtagttgcaCCCCCTTCTCATGGGCCCCTGTGAGAAGGATGATTagagaatgctgtaggagttgtgctcccattatcagcaaccttgtgagaagactagactaaaaTAAACtaagat
This region of Trichosurus vulpecula isolate mTriVul1 chromosome 3, mTriVul1.pri, whole genome shotgun sequence genomic DNA includes:
- the LOC118843411 gene encoding 60S ribosomal protein L7-like, yielding MADVEEKKKLPSVPESLLKKRKAFAILKAKRLNKMAIKKLRKIRRKVIYEKAKAYHKEYRQMYRSEIRLARMARKAGNYYVPAEPKLAFVIRIRGINGVSPKVRKVLQLLRLRQIFNGTFVKLNKASINMLRIVEPYIAWGYPNLKSVNDLIYKRGYGRIKKQRIALTDNALIAKSLGKYGIICMEDLIHEIYTVGKHFKAANNFLWPFKLSSPRGGMKKKTTHFVEGGEAGNGRPDQQAY